A single Anopheles arabiensis isolate DONGOLA chromosome 2, AaraD3, whole genome shotgun sequence DNA region contains:
- the LOC120898698 gene encoding ATP-dependent Clp protease ATP-binding subunit clpX-like, mitochondrial: protein MRSVRSSFTIGRLAIYPKNSNIRTGSICLVSSNASSSGYQFYLHHPQCSLTTLAASNPAVTASDPSRRTIGSHSVKACPSSPVLLSTGPTVTQRNGRRSFHLSAVCDKSSSKDGSSGSNNNNPPGGPGGNGNGSSSTTTASGSGGSVGAGGKDGGNGKEPPNKKNTLSCPKCGDPCTHVETFVSSTRFVKCEKCHHFFVVLSEVDSKKTIKDTETKGARKPPPPPKKIMEYLDRHVVGQELAKKVLSVAVYNHYKRIYHNLPPPASSASSAQQQQQQLDSMSRSGDLLHISGIGHTMMSSAPSEVPRPPIGAGGGHGAGSSAHQPGSELLDKKTHELKLEKSNILMLGPTGSGKTLLAQTIAKCLDVPFAICDCTTLTQAGYVGEDIESVIAKLLQDANYSVERAQTGIVFLDEVDKIGAVPGIHQLRDVGGEGVQQGMLKMLEGTIVNVPERNSPRKLRGETVQVDTTNILFVASGAYTGLDRLIARRLNEKYLGFGMPASSSEGRRAAQASASPMDNDQVERDANLKKVQAKDLVEFGMIPEFVGRFPVLVPFHSLDVDMLVRILTEPRNALVPQYKALLGMDQVELSFTDEALKQIAQLAMERQTGARGLRAIMETLLLEPMFEVPGSDVKGVRITEESVRGAEPVYVRRGESSTSSKDSTGSGEAGHSGSNSSEEEEATKVRVKQ from the exons GTTCGATCTGTTTGGTATCGTCCAACGCCTCCAGCAGCGGCTACCAGTTTTACCTGCACCATCCACAATGTAGCCTAACGACGCTTGCGGCCAGCAATCCCGCCGTCACAGCGAGCGACCCATCCCGGAGGACGATCGGTAGCCACAGCGTGAAAGCGTGCCCTTCCTCCCCCGTGCTGCTCAGTACCGGGCCAACGGTCACACAGCGTAACGGGCGCCGCTCGTTTCATCTTTCCGCGGTCTGTGATAAATCATCATCGAAGGATGGTAGCAGcggaagcaacaacaataacccGCCCGGTGGACCGGGTGGCAATGgtaacggcagcagcagcaccactaccGCTAGCGGATCCGGTGGCTCGGTGGGAGCGGGAGGAAAGGACGGTGGCAATGGCAAGGAGCCGCCGAACAAGAAGAACACACTGTCCTGCCCGAAGTGTGGCGATCCGTGCACGCACGTGGAAACGTTTGTCAGCTCGACACGGTTCGTGAAGTGCGAAAAGTGTCACCATTTCTTCGTCGTGCTGTCCGAGGTGGACTCGAAAAAGACGATCAAAGATACGGAGACGAAGGGGGCGCGAaagccgccgccaccgccgaagAAGATCATGGAGTATCTCGACCGGCACGTCGTCGGCCAGGAGCTGGCGAAAAAGGTGCTCTCGGTGGCGGTGTACAATCACTACAAGCGCATCTATCACAATCTGCCGCCGCCGGCCTCGTCCGCCTCGagcgcccagcagcagcagcagcagctggattCGATGTCGCGCAGCGGCGATCTGCTGCACATTTCCGGCATCGGGCACACGATGATGAGCTCGGCCCCGTCCGAGGTGCCGCGGCCGCCGATCGGGGCGGGTGGCGGCCACGGTGCGGGCTCGAGCGCGCACCAGCCCGGCTCGGAGCTGCTGGACAAGAAGACGCACGAGCTGAAGCTGGAGAAGAGCAACATTCTTATGCTGGGACCGACCGGGTCGGGCAAAACGCTGCTGGCGCAAACGATCGCCAAGTGCCTGGACGTGCCCTTTGCCATCTGTGATTGTACGACGCTAACGCAGGCCGGTTACGTCGGCGAGGATATCGAAAGTGTGATTGCGAAGCTGCTGCAGGACGCTAACTACAG TGTCGAGCGGGCGCAGACGGGCATCGTGTTTCTGGACGAGGTGGACAAGATCGGGGCCGTGCCCGGGATCCATCAGCTGCGCGATGTCGGCGGCGAAGGCGTGCAGCAGGGCATGCTGAAGATGCTCGAGGGTACGATCGTGAACGTGCCGGAGCGCAACTCGCCGCGAAAGCTGCGCGGCGAAACGGTGCAGGTCGACACGACTAATATTCTGTTCGTGGCGTCCGGTGCGTACACCGGTTTAGATCGGCTGATTGCGCGGCGTTTGAATGAAAAG TACTTGGGCTTCGGCATGCCGGCCAGCTCGTCGGAAGGACGCCGGGCAGCGCAAGCGTCCGCCTCGCCGATGGATAATGATCAAGTGGAGCGGGACGCCAATCTGAAGAAAGTACAAGCGAAAGATCTCGTCGAGTTCGGTATGATTCCT GAATTCGTTGGTCGCTTCCCAGTTCTGGTGCCGTTCCACAGTCTCGACGTGGACATGCTCGTACGCATTCTTACCGAGCCACGAAATGCTCTCGTGCCACAGTACAAGGCCCTGCTCGGTATGGATCAGGTTGAGCTCTCGTTCACCGATGAAGCTCTGAAGCAGATCGCGCAGCTGGCGATGGAACGGCAAACCGGTGCACGTGGTCTACGCGCAATTATG GAAACGCTGCTACTAGAGCCAATGTTTGAGGTACCCGGATCGGACGTTAAGGGCGTACGCATTACTGAGGAAAGTGTACGCGGTGCCGAACCGGTGTACGTACGCCGGGGAGAGTCCAGCACATCGAGCAAGGACTCTACCGGGTCCGGTGAGGCAGGACACTCCGGCAGTAATTCATCGGAAGAAGAGGAAGCGACAAAGGTGCGCGTGAAGCAGTAA
- the LOC120898701 gene encoding tumor necrosis factor alpha-induced protein 8-like protein isoform X1 has protein sequence MYNMSAASILELQTWIVYQRIAAECANCLFMTDNAFKAKDIGLRAQKKILSRMASKNVAKVFIDGTTASLLDNVYRLVKVHTGSKKDAERLVKNIIKIVIKIAVLHRNGQLNADELRQADRFRTKFQTLQMAILSFYEVDYSFDLNYLQKSLADCRSLLRSCVVRHLTDKSLGRIDEVFDTFADSALLETAFRQDSPYREIMDKIVVDLNKAMENGDI, from the exons ATGTACAACATGAGCGCGGCCAGCATTCTCGAACTGCAGACCTGGATCGTCTACCAGCGCATCGCGGCCGAGTGTGCCAACTGTTTGT TTATGACGGATAATGCCTTCAAAGCGAAGGACATTGGGCTGCGGGCGCAGAAGAAAATCCTCTCCCGGATGGCAAGCAAAAATGTGGCTAAAGTGTTCATCGACGGTACGACCGCGTCCCTTCTAGACAACGTGTACCGGTTGGTAAAGGTGCAT ACCGGCAGCAAAAAGGATGCGGAACGATTGGTTAAGAACATCATCAAAATCGTGATCAAAATTGCCGTCCTGCACCGGAACGGGCAGCTGAATGCGGACGAGCTGCGCCAGGCGGATCGGTTCCGCACCAAGTTCCAAACGCTCCAGATGGCGATCCTGTCCTTCTACGAGGTGGACTACAGCTTCGATCTCAACTATCTGCAGAAATCGCTCGCCGACTGCCGCAGCCTGTTGCGCTCGTGCGTGGTGCGCCACCTGACGGACAAATCGCTCGGCCGCATTGACGAGGTGTTTGACACGTTCGCTGACTCCGCCCTGCTCGAGACGGCCTTCCGGCAGGACTCGCCGTACCGGGAAATCATGGACAAGATTGTGGTCGATCTGAACAAAGCGATGGAGAATGGAGACATTTAA
- the LOC120898701 gene encoding tumor necrosis factor alpha-induced protein 8-like protein isoform X2 codes for MIDTVMTDNAFKAKDIGLRAQKKILSRMASKNVAKVFIDGTTASLLDNVYRLVKVHTGSKKDAERLVKNIIKIVIKIAVLHRNGQLNADELRQADRFRTKFQTLQMAILSFYEVDYSFDLNYLQKSLADCRSLLRSCVVRHLTDKSLGRIDEVFDTFADSALLETAFRQDSPYREIMDKIVVDLNKAMENGDI; via the exons ATGATCGATACAG TTATGACGGATAATGCCTTCAAAGCGAAGGACATTGGGCTGCGGGCGCAGAAGAAAATCCTCTCCCGGATGGCAAGCAAAAATGTGGCTAAAGTGTTCATCGACGGTACGACCGCGTCCCTTCTAGACAACGTGTACCGGTTGGTAAAGGTGCAT ACCGGCAGCAAAAAGGATGCGGAACGATTGGTTAAGAACATCATCAAAATCGTGATCAAAATTGCCGTCCTGCACCGGAACGGGCAGCTGAATGCGGACGAGCTGCGCCAGGCGGATCGGTTCCGCACCAAGTTCCAAACGCTCCAGATGGCGATCCTGTCCTTCTACGAGGTGGACTACAGCTTCGATCTCAACTATCTGCAGAAATCGCTCGCCGACTGCCGCAGCCTGTTGCGCTCGTGCGTGGTGCGCCACCTGACGGACAAATCGCTCGGCCGCATTGACGAGGTGTTTGACACGTTCGCTGACTCCGCCCTGCTCGAGACGGCCTTCCGGCAGGACTCGCCGTACCGGGAAATCATGGACAAGATTGTGGTCGATCTGAACAAAGCGATGGAGAATGGAGACATTTAA